From a region of the Balaenoptera musculus isolate JJ_BM4_2016_0621 chromosome 15, mBalMus1.pri.v3, whole genome shotgun sequence genome:
- the LOC118881280 gene encoding tryptase-like, whose protein sequence is MLHLLVLALPLLVSLVHAATAPDQALQRAGIVGGREAPGSKWPWQVSLRFSTQYWKHICRGSLIHPWWVLTAAHCVGPKVQDPTVLRVQLREQHLYYQDELLPISRVIPHPNYYIAKNGADIALLELGDPVNISSRVHPVTLPPASETFRPGTRCWVTGWGNLNSGEPLPPPFPLRQVKVPIVENSICDMKYHTGLYTGDNIPIVWDDMLCAGNSKRDSCQGDSGGPLVCKVNGTWLQAGVVSWGDGCAQPNRPGIYSRITHYLDWIHQYVPEEP, encoded by the exons ATGCTCCATCTGCTGGTGCTGGCGCTGCCCCTCTTGGTGAGCCTGGTCCATGCGGCCACTG ccccagaccAGGCCCTGCAGCGAGCAGGCATCGTAGGGGGACGGGAGGCCCCTGGGAGCAAgtggccctggcaggtgagcCTGAGATTCAGCACCCAGTACTGGAAACACATCTGCAGGGGCTCCCTGATCCACCCCTGGTGGGTGCTGACTGCGGCCCACTGCGTCGGACC gaaAGTCCAAGACCCCACAGTCCTCAGGGTGCAGCTGCGGGAGCAGCACCTCTATTACCAGGACGAGCTGTTGCCCATCAGCAGGGTCATCCCCCACCCCAACTACTACATAGCTAAGAACGGGGCGGACATCGCCCTGCTGGAGCTTGGGGACCCCGTGAACATCTCCAGCCGCGTCCATCCGGTCACCCTGCCCCCTGCCTCGGAGACCTTTCGCCCGGGGACTCGGTGCTGGGTGACAGGCTGGGGCAACTTGAACAGTGGAG AACCCCTGCCACCGCCATTTCCCCTGAGGCAGGTGAAGGTCCCCATTGTAGAAAACAGCATCTGTGACATGAAATACCACACTGGCCTGTACACAGGGGACAACATCCCGATCGTCTGGGACGACATGCTGTGTGCCGGGAATAGCAAGAGGGACTCCTGCCAG ggcgaCTCCGGAGGGCCCCTGGTCTGCAAGGTGAATGGCACCTGGCTGCAGGCGGGTGTAGTCAGCTGGGGCGACGGCTGTGCTCAGCCCAACCGGCCAGGCATCTATTCCCGCATCACCCACTACTTGGACTGGATCCACCAGTACGTCCCCGAGGAGCCCTGA